One window of the Dryobates pubescens isolate bDryPub1 chromosome 13, bDryPub1.pri, whole genome shotgun sequence genome contains the following:
- the SERP1 gene encoding stress-associated endoplasmic reticulum protein 1: MVAKQRIRMANEKHSKNITQRGNVAKTSRTAPEEKASVGPWLLALFIFVVCGSAIFQIIQSIRMGM; the protein is encoded by the exons ATGGTGGCCAAGCAGCGCATCCGCATGGCCAACGAGAAGCACAGCAAGAACATTACCCAACGCGGGAACGTCGCCAAGACCTCG AGGACGGCCCCGGAGGAGAAGGCGTCGGTtgggccctggctgctggcGCTGTTCATCTTCGTGGTTTGCGGATCAG CCATCTTCCAGATCATCCAGAGCATCCGGATGGGCATGTGA